One window from the genome of Asterias rubens chromosome 11, eAstRub1.3, whole genome shotgun sequence encodes:
- the LOC117296850 gene encoding DUF21 domain-containing protein At4g14240-like: MFEGDFINCTLVDPETIICNGTTFKEPEAPLTIHDQLFWIYIGTYCALVLFAGLMSGLTMGLLSLDILSLRVLAEGGKPQEQKYAKRITPIVSRHHLLLVTLLLANAAAVESMPIFLDRVTDPIIAISVSVTAVLLFGEVFPQAICTRHGLAIGATLSPLVILLMVLFFPVAWPISKVLDCLLGKESGTFFRRAELGALVSIHQEKQDQNEEPLTLDEVLIIQGALSMRNKVVEDAHMPLESVFMLDIKSKMDADCIQRVLVKGPYSRLPVYDGERDNIVGILLVKTLLQLDPNITLTVEEIFKKHGRSLPAVPSRMPLYDLLNEMQTGKCHMAAVSSSMMNPSGQSSPDGEDVDSAVSTQGRAIIGIITLEDIIEELLQEEIVDETDEFVDVHRRVRVARAKLARQLSVHQDLGQIEAGVTRKRSPSQEPTRSPRVRSGPIFTIGEINSRPGSQYGSVNSKPDEDTRTSDTSPLINLE; this comes from the exons ATGTTTGAAGGAGACTTCATTAACTGCACGTTGGTGGACCCAGAGACCATCATATGCAATGGCACAACATTCAAAGAGCCAGAGGCCCCACTCACTATTCACGACCAATTGTTCTGGATCTACATCGGAACATATTGTGCTCTGGTTCTATTTGCTG GGCTGATGTCTGGTCTGACCATGGGTCTCCTGTCCTTAGACATCCTGAGTCTACGCGTCCTGGCCGAGGGCGGTAAACCTCAGGAGCAAAAGTACGCCAAGCGCATCACGCCGATCGTGTCTCGACACCACCTGTTACTGGTCACATTACTACTTGCCAATGCAGCGGCCGTGGAATCCATGCCCATCTTTTTGGATCGAGTGACTGACCCTATCATTGCCATTAGTGTTTCTGTCACTGCTGTGCTGTTATTCGGGGA AGTGTTCCCTCAGGCAATTTGCACCCGCCATGGACTCGCAATCGGTGCCACGTTATCACC ATTGGTGATCCTGCTGATGGTTCTTTTCTTCCCAGTGGCTTGGCCAATCTCCAAAGTCTTAGATTGTCTCCTCGGAAAAGAAAGTGGAACGTTCTTCAGAAGAGCAG AGCTTGGAGCCTTAGTAAGTATACACCAAGAGAAACAAGACCAAAACGAAGAACCATTGACATTGGACGAGGTACTGATTATACAGGGCGCCCTCAGCATGCGCAACAAGGTTGTTGAGGATGCGCATATGCCACTGGAGAGCGTTTTCATGTTGGACATCAAAAGCAAGATGGATGCCGACTGTATACAAAGA GTTTTAGTGAAAGGTCCGTACTCCCGCTTACCGGTTTACGACGGCGAGAGAGACAACATTGTCGGTATCCTACTAGTCAAGACGCTACTCCAGCTGGACCCAAACATCACGCTCACCGTGGAGGAGATCTTCAAGAAGCATGGCCGTAGCCTCCCTGCTGTGCCCAGCCGTATGCCCCTCTACGATCTACTCAATGAGATGCAGACCGGCAAGTGTCACATGGCCGCGGTGTCCTCGTCAATGATGAACCCCTCGGGTCAGAGTTCACCAGACGGAGAAGATGTTGACAGTGCTGTGTCGACACAAGGCAGG GCGATAATTGGCATCATCACTCTAGAAGACATCATAGAGGAGCTCCTCCAAGAAGAGATTGTGGATGAGACAGACGAGTTCGTAGATGTTCACCGCCGAGTGCGAGTAGCTCGGGCAAAGTTGGCTCGCCAACTGTCTGTCCATCAAGACTTAGGACAGATAGAAGCAGGG gtaaCTCGCAAAAGATCCCCATCCCAGGAGCCCACAAGAAGCCCACGGGTTAGAAGTGGACCCATATTCACCATAGGAGAGATTAACAGTCGGCCAGGAAGTCAGTATGGGTCTGTCAATTCTAAACCCGATGAAGATACTAGAACCTCAGACACCTCACCTCTTATTAACTTAGAGTGA
- the LOC117296849 gene encoding E3 ubiquitin-protein ligase XIAP-like — translation MLSYHDEVDKASSIYNDARKKLQCFKDITAESLQVKKEETTSRLQNLLKMSENENNVIINKDNGIMNISISGSNNSLVVVDSKGAKKPLSNTYVTPPGMEQEVLRRATFKTWPHSAPVSAGALARAGFFYKGSEDKVECFACRGQIREWEYSDTAMGEHKKHFPKCPFVRDINYKNVPIDASNPLSGSTEQRSQEKAAGLFNAGQSETKKNQTGKKASGKPSKADGFEENKKTHQGKPTRQPTMDSAEHETKLTFRSEYKRLLSFQNWPRDSPVVPRDLAKAGFYSLEKEDVVQCFACFGKINRWEQGDDAQKEHEKHYPSCPFVLGFDVKNEPISELQRVQAESMNYRFPSEFEPALQRFAKHMEPALPQTAKVRSKWVEGASAKEPVVPQPKFPLYTGENKRLSTFDVGWPGVRGITPHNLARAGFFYTGEGDSTKCFYCGGGLKNWESTDEPWTEHAKWFPACAWLVQQRGQTFVTYVIRNFPVDFALVQRTLANKERQEARSALKPKTPAPPTAAAARHFSSSASAHQEPEEEAGVRFKQPRVNKPSIKKQSPLDTAMSGRVTTRVLEMGYDPHFVKKVVRHRLQTRGVEFDTTNDLLEAVWQAEESGMTLPSSDDEEPAGGTVEKFMSEMPEKKRQSGHREEELERLSEQMEEIQIRAGPTGASPENRGRTNRVLERQMSPTQFEEEIERLRDEKLCKVCMDEDANTILMPCNHFVLCSSCSELLRDCPICRKPIREVVRVYKS, via the exons atgTTGTCATATCATGACGAAGTGGACAAAGCGTCTTCGATATATAATGATGCACGGAAGAAGCTTCAGTGTTTTAAGGATATAACAGCAGAGTCCCTGCAagtgaaaaaagaagaaacaacgAGTCGCCTTCAGAATCTgttaaaaatgagtgaaaatgaaaataatgtcaTCATCAACAAAGATAATGGTATTATGAATATATCAATAAGTGGAAGCAACAACTCATTGGTAGTGGTCGACAGCAAAGGGGCTAAGAAGCCCCTTTCTAACACGTATGTTACCCCTCCTGGAATGGAACAGGAGGTACTGAGAAGGGCAACCTTCAAAACATGGCCGCACAGCGCCCCTGTGTCTGCTGGAGCACTTGCACGCGCTGGATTCTTCTATAAGGGTTCGGAGGACAAGGTCGAGTGTTTTGCTTGCCGGGGGCAGATCAGGGAGTGGGAGTATAGCGACACTGCTATGGGAGAGCACAAGAAGCACTTCCCTAAATGCCCTTTCGTCCGTGATATAAACTACAAGAATGTTCCTATTGATGCGTCAAATCCACTGTCGGGTTCAACAGAACAGCGGTCACAGGAAAAAGCAGCTGGGCTCTTTAACGCCGGCCAGAGTGAAACCAAGAAGAATCAAACAGGGAAGAAAGCATCTGGGAAGCCATCCAAGGCCGATGGCTTTGAGGAGAATAAGAAAACACACCAAGGAAAGCCGACACGACAACCGACAATGGACTCGGCAGAACATGAAACAAAGCTGACTTTCCGAAGTGAGTACAAGCGTCTTCTGTCTTTTCAAAACTGGCCAAGAGACAGCCCCGTGGTCCCGAGGGACCTGGCAAAGGCTGGCTTCTACTCTTTGGAGAAGGAAGACGTCGTCCAATGTTTTGCCTGCTTCGGGAAGATCAACCGATGGGAACAAGGAGACGATGCTCAAAAAGAGCACGAGAAGCATTACCCGAGCTGCCCGTTTGTGTTGGGGTTTGATGTGAAAAACGAACCCATCTCGGAATTGCAGAGAGTCCAAGCAGAATCCATGAACTATCGATTTCCATCAGAATTTGAGCCTGCATTGCAGAGATTTGCTAAGCACATGGAACCAGCCCTTCCTCAGACGGCCAAGGTGAGGAGCAAGTGGGTTGAAGGAGCCTCTGCTAAGGAGCCTGTAGTTCCACAGCCCAAGTTCCCCCTGTACACTGGAGAGAACAAAAGGCTGTCGACATTTGACGTGGGTTGGCCTGGAGTGAGAGGAATCACACCCCATAATCTTGCCAGAGCTGGCTTCTTCTACACAG GCGAGGGCGACAGCACCAAGTGTTTTTACTGCGGTGGTGGCCTGAAGAACTGGGAGTCAACAGACGAACCATGGACAGAACACGCCAAGTGGTTTCCAGCGTGTGCCTGGTTGGTGCAGCAGAGGGGGCAAACATTCGTCACCTATGTCATACGCAACTTCCCTGTGGATTTTGCTCTTGTTCAAAGGACGCTTGCAAATAAG GAGAGACAGGAGGCTCGATCGGCGCTCAAACCCAAGACACCAGCCCCTCCAACAGCGGCAGCGGCCCGTCACTTTTCTTCATCTGCCTCTGCACACCAGGAACCGGAGGAGGAAGCAGGGGTACGTTTCAAACAACCGAGGGTCAACAAGCCGAGCATCAAGAAACAGTCACCTCTTG ATACAGCAATGAGTGGCCGAGTAACAACTCGTGTTCTTGAAATGGGCTACGACCCTCACTTTGTTAAGAAAGTCGTGAGGCACCGACTGCAGACACGCGGGGTAGAATTCGATACGACAAATGACTTGCTGGAAGCCGTTTGGCAGGCGGAAGAAAGCGGAATGACGTTACCATCTTCAGACGATGAGGAACCAGCCGGAGGAACCGTCGAGAAATTCATGAGTGAGATGCCAGAGAAGAAAAGGCAGAGCGGCCACAGGGAGGAAGAGCTTGAACGACTCTCGGAACAGATGGAAGAAATTCAGATTAGAGCGGGTCCAACGGGGGCCTCACCTGAGAATAGAGGCAGGACGAATAGAGTCTTGGAACGTCAAATGTCTC CTACACAATTCGAAGAAGAAATCGAGAGACTTCGGGATGAGAAGTTGTGCAAAGTATGTATGGATGAAGATGCCAACACGATTCTCATGCCCTGCAATCACTTTGTTTTGTGCAGCTCTTGCTCGGAATTACTCAGAGATTGCCCAATATGCCGGAAGCCAATCAGAGAAGTTGTAAGGGTTTATAAGTCGTAA
- the LOC117296685 gene encoding circumsporozoite protein-like has translation MKLNNVHTLCIFKYVFFNTDTFAVDPSSPILGSPNSPILGRPQQPNPGQPKQPNPGQPKQPNPGQTPAAQSWAAQTAQSWAAQTAQSWADPSSPILGSPNSTILGSPILGSPQPKQPNPGQPKQPNPGQPNPEQTPAAQSWADPTA, from the exons ATGAAGCTAAACAATGTACACACCTTGTGCATTTTTAAGTATGTATTTTTTAACACGGACACGTTTGCTGTCG ACCCCAGCAGCCCAATCCTGGGCAGCCCAAACAGCCCAATCCTGGGCAGACCCCAGCAGCCCAATCCTGGGCAGCCCAAACAGCCCAATCCTGGGCAGCCCAAACAGCCCAATCCTGGGCAGACCCCAGCAGCCCAATCCTGGGCTGCCCAAACAGCCCAATCCTGGGCAGCCCAAACAGCCCAATCCTGGGCAGACCCCAGCAGCCCAATCCTGGGCAGCCCAAACAGCACAATCCTGGGCAGCCCAATCCTGGGCAGCCCACAGCCCAAACAGCCCAATCCTGGGCAGCCCAAACAGCCCAATCCTGGGCAGCCCAATCCAGAGCAGACCCCAGCAGCCCAATCCTGGGCAGACCCAACTGCCTAA
- the LOC117296852 gene encoding CAAX prenyl protease 1 homolog: MEVTAEEVYAVDPKTIFQAIFVFFWVVYLWESYLSFRQRQVYRNTKQVPAPLRDTLDHETFEKARVYQLDKSSFGFWHGVFSQLESSAILLFGGIPYMWGVAGNVLGYFSYGPEYQIVQSLAFLLLTSVYGTFVGLPWTLYSTFVLEEKHGFNKQTVGFFVKDQIKMFLVSQALMAPITAGLLYIIQMGGQYFFIYAWAFAFAVSLIMITIYADYIAPLFDKFTPLPEGELRTKIEELAQSISFPLYKLYVVEGSKRSSHSNAYFYGFFKSKRIVLFDTLLEDYTPVNKEEDKAKEAEASLTSEEPDQPKESQKPEEEVKKPDEAGEPAKDEKKKKTGCNNKEVLAVLAHELGHWKLSHNLKNLVISQVNLFLCLFLFGLLIEKKELFEAFGFYASQPTLIGLVIIFQFVFSPYNEVLSFCMTVLCRRFEFQADAFAKSLRRATELRSALIKLHKDNLGFPEADWLYSTWHYSHPPLLERLGALEKTE, from the exons ATGGAAGTCACTGCTGAAGAGGTCTATGCTGTTGATCCTAAGACGATCTTCCAGGCGATCTTCGTTTTCTTCTGGGTGGTGTACCTATGGGAATCGTACTTATCGTTCAGACAG AGGCAAGTGTATCGAAACACCAAGCAGGTTCCAGCCCCGTTGCGTGACACCCTCGACCATGAGACATTTGAGAAGGCTCGTGTCTACCAGCTTGACAAGAGCTCCTTTGGCTTCTGGCATGGAGTCTTTTCACAATTGGAATCTTCT GCCATTCTGCTTTTTGGGGGTATTCCATACATGTGGGGAGTAGCTGGAAATGTTCTTGGATACTTCAGCTATGGCCCAGAATATCAA aTCGTCCAGTCTTTAGCGTTCTTGCTGCTTACCTCTGTGTATGGTACTTTTGTCGGTCTCCCATGGACGTTGTACAGCACCTTTGTCCTGGAGGAGAAACATGGTTTCAACAAACAG ACAGTAGGATTCTTTGTCAAGGACCAGATTAAGATGTTCCTGGTATCCCAAGCCCTGATGGCCCCAATCACAGCTGGCCTTCTCTACATCATCCAGATGGGTGGACAGTATTTCTTCATCTATGCCTGGGCTTTCGCTTTTGCTGTGTCCTTG ataatgATCACAATATATGCGGACTACATCGCTCCCCTGTTTGATAAGTTCACCCCCCTTCCCGAGGGAGAGCTGAGGACCAAGATAGAGGAGCTGGCACAGAGTATATCGTTTCCGCTCTACAAGCTCTATGTTGTAGAAG GTTCCAAGAGGTCGTCACATAGCAATGCCTACTTCTATGGCTTCTTCAAGAGTAAGCGCATCGTACTGTTTGACACTCTACTGGAGGACTACACCCCTGTGAACAAGGAGGAG gACAAAGCTAAAGAGGCAGAGGCCAGCCTGACTTCTGAGGAACCAGACCAACCCAAGGAGAGTCAGAAGCCAGAGGAGGAGGTAAAGAAGCCGGATGAGGCTGGCGAGCCAGCCAAGgatgagaagaagaagaagacgggtTGTAACAACAAGGAAGTCTTGGCTGTCTTGGCGCATGAACTCGGCCACTGGAAGCTGAGTCATAATCTCAAGAACCTTGTCATAAGTCAG GTGAATCTGTTCCTGTGCTTGTTTCTCTTTGGTCTGCTGATTGAGAAGAAAGAACTATTTGAGGCGTTTGGATTTTACGCCAGCCAGCCCACCCTCATTGGTCTTGTCATCATCTTTCAGTTTGTGTTCTCACCGTACAACGAG gTGCTATCATTCTGCATGACCGTTCTGTGTAGACGTTTCGAGTTCCAGGCCGATGCGTTTGCCAAATCGCTGCGCCGCGCCACGGAACTTCGCTCTGCGCTTATCAAGCTCCACAAGGACAACCTCGGCTTCCCGGAAGCCGATTGGTTGTACTCCACCTGGCACTACTCTCACCCTCCGCTATTGGAAAGACTGGGAGCTCTGGAAAAGACAGAATGA